From the genome of Thermoflexus hugenholtzii, one region includes:
- the murJ gene encoding murein biosynthesis integral membrane protein MurJ translates to MDRWEGFRRRIRQMAGREAETVLLARDAMIIAAGNVASRLIGLLRETVKSGLFGSSGPLSAFEAAAVVPVQLYDLLVGGMVSSALIPVFREYADQPQELRRLAGAVLVWAGWIIGAVVLLVEIGARPVAWLLAGGLDPHLLDLTASLLRLTVLAVWFLAAAGVIGGLLQAFQRFTLPAFTAAAFNAAIVAAALLLGPRIGVFALALGMVLGAIAQVLLQLPALHGLWPRPSVYHPALRRILRLYLPVVFGLAVNQVAILLSYHLASRTGPNSIAWMRYATTLIQFPLGLVVTAISVAILPRLSRLSVEARQGRGDLEPFRSTLAAGLRMVLILIIPAAFGLYVLAEPVIALLFEHGRFTSTDTAVVAGVLRGYLPGLIFAAVDQPLVFAFYARQDTFTPALVGLICNVGIYLAAALAPTLFRPLQVTDLAVANSVQWAAHAAIMGALLLRQVGSMRPYGLSRLALRVLVASLMMALGISMAWARLPLPHSTTGEALHLLAVGGLGALIYLLTLGALTRLVARPSGFAR, encoded by the coding sequence ATGGACCGGTGGGAAGGGTTCCGCAGGCGGATCCGACAGATGGCCGGGCGGGAGGCGGAGACGGTCCTTCTGGCCCGGGATGCGATGATCATCGCCGCGGGCAACGTCGCCAGCCGCCTGATCGGCCTGCTGCGCGAGACGGTCAAGAGCGGGCTGTTCGGGTCCAGCGGGCCGCTGAGCGCCTTCGAGGCCGCAGCGGTGGTCCCCGTCCAGCTGTATGACCTCTTGGTCGGGGGCATGGTCAGCTCCGCCCTGATCCCGGTGTTCCGGGAATATGCGGATCAGCCTCAGGAGCTCCGGCGTCTGGCCGGGGCGGTCCTGGTCTGGGCCGGGTGGATCATCGGGGCGGTGGTGCTTCTGGTGGAGATCGGGGCCAGGCCGGTCGCGTGGCTGTTAGCCGGGGGCCTGGATCCTCACCTGCTGGACCTGACCGCAAGCCTCCTGCGCCTGACGGTTCTGGCGGTGTGGTTCCTCGCCGCCGCCGGGGTCATCGGCGGGCTCTTGCAGGCGTTCCAGCGGTTCACCCTGCCGGCCTTCACCGCGGCCGCCTTCAACGCCGCCATCGTCGCGGCCGCCCTCCTGCTGGGGCCGCGCATCGGGGTGTTCGCCCTGGCCCTGGGGATGGTCCTGGGCGCCATCGCCCAGGTGCTGTTGCAGCTGCCTGCCCTGCATGGCCTGTGGCCCCGCCCCTCCGTGTATCATCCCGCCTTGCGGCGGATCCTGCGCCTTTACCTTCCCGTCGTGTTCGGGCTGGCGGTCAATCAGGTCGCCATCCTGCTGAGCTACCACCTGGCTTCCCGCACCGGCCCGAACAGCATCGCCTGGATGCGCTACGCGACCACGTTGATCCAGTTCCCCCTGGGGCTGGTGGTGACCGCCATCTCCGTGGCCATCCTCCCCCGCCTCTCCCGCCTCAGCGTGGAGGCCCGCCAGGGGAGGGGGGATCTGGAGCCCTTCCGGAGCACCCTGGCCGCCGGGTTGCGGATGGTGCTGATCCTGATCATCCCCGCCGCCTTCGGCCTGTATGTGCTGGCGGAACCCGTGATCGCCCTCCTCTTCGAGCATGGCCGCTTCACTTCCACAGACACGGCGGTGGTGGCCGGGGTGCTGCGGGGCTACCTGCCCGGCCTGATCTTCGCGGCCGTCGATCAGCCGCTGGTGTTCGCCTTCTACGCCCGGCAGGACACCTTCACCCCCGCCCTGGTGGGGCTGATCTGCAACGTGGGGATCTACCTTGCGGCCGCCCTGGCCCCCACGCTGTTCCGACCCCTGCAGGTGACCGACCTGGCGGTGGCCAATTCGGTGCAGTGGGCCGCCCATGCGGCGATCATGGGGGCCCTGCTGCTCCGTCAGGTGGGCTCGATGCGCCCCTACGGCCTGTCCCGGCTCGCTCTCCGCGTCCTCGTCGCCTCCCTGATGATGGCGCTGGGCATCTCCATGGCATGGGCCCGGCTTCCTCTCCCCCATTCCACCACCGGCGAAGCCCTTCACCTCCTCGCCGTCGGAGGCCTTGGGGCGTTGATCTATCTCCTGACCCTTGGGGCGCTGACCCGTCTCGTCGCCCGCCCCTCGGGGTTCGCTCGCTGA
- a CDS encoding SIMPL domain-containing protein encodes MNRWRWLGVVGGILLAACRTNPSAPGAGVPVGPSAQAVRSQGTEASPRTLTVNGVGTVRARPDQAVVTLGVETSGETLASALAENNRRAAAVLDALKAHGVAENDIQTASFQIQIEEPRDPQTGRPIGPRVYRVVHVYTAIFRDLEAVGAGVDAAVGAGANRVEGIAFQVGSPDRLAMEARRLAAEDAKARAQTLAATLGAQLGPVQSVRETSLTRPIPGPMARMAAEAAAVPVAAGELEITVEIEVTWQLQ; translated from the coding sequence ATGAACCGCTGGCGATGGCTGGGGGTAGTGGGGGGGATCCTGCTGGCCGCGTGCCGGACGAATCCCTCCGCGCCCGGAGCAGGGGTGCCGGTGGGGCCATCGGCCCAGGCCGTGCGTTCTCAGGGAACAGAGGCAAGCCCGCGCACGCTGACGGTGAACGGGGTGGGGACCGTGCGGGCGCGCCCGGATCAGGCGGTCGTCACCCTGGGGGTGGAGACGTCCGGGGAAACCCTGGCCTCCGCCCTGGCCGAGAACAACCGACGGGCCGCCGCGGTGCTGGACGCCTTGAAGGCCCATGGGGTGGCGGAGAACGACATCCAGACCGCCTCCTTCCAGATCCAGATCGAGGAGCCCCGGGATCCGCAAACCGGCCGGCCCATCGGCCCTCGGGTGTATCGGGTCGTCCACGTTTACACCGCGATCTTCCGGGATCTGGAGGCGGTGGGCGCTGGGGTGGATGCCGCCGTGGGGGCCGGGGCGAACCGCGTGGAGGGGATCGCCTTCCAGGTCGGGAGCCCGGACCGCCTGGCGATGGAGGCGCGACGGCTGGCCGCCGAGGACGCGAAAGCCCGGGCCCAGACCCTGGCGGCCACCCTGGGAGCCCAGCTGGGGCCTGTGCAGTCCGTTCGCGAAACCTCCCTCACGCGTCCCATTCCTGGCCCCATGGCCCGAATGGCTGCCGAGGCGGCCGCTGTCCCCGTCGCAGCCGGGGAGCTGGAGATCACCGTCGAGATCGAGGTGACCTGGCAGCTCCAATAA
- a CDS encoding GatB/YqeY domain-containing protein — protein MGLKERLQEDLKAAMRAGDEPRKTAIRMALLAIRMAEVEAARPLTEDEILKVLQNEVKRRRETLAELEKANRPDRLAAEQAELEVLLSYLPQPLTREEIEAMAREVIAEVGAASPAQLGEVMKRLMPRVRGRADGREVQEIVRRLLSEPSAGS, from the coding sequence ATGGGCTTGAAAGAACGGCTGCAAGAAGACCTGAAGGCGGCGATGCGGGCGGGGGACGAACCGCGCAAGACCGCCATCCGCATGGCGCTGCTGGCGATCCGGATGGCGGAGGTGGAGGCCGCTCGCCCTCTGACCGAGGACGAGATCCTGAAGGTGCTCCAGAACGAGGTGAAGCGGCGCCGCGAGACCCTGGCGGAGCTGGAGAAGGCGAACCGGCCGGACCGGCTGGCGGCGGAGCAGGCGGAGCTGGAGGTTCTGCTCTCCTACCTCCCGCAGCCTCTCACCCGGGAGGAGATCGAAGCCATGGCCCGGGAGGTGATCGCGGAGGTCGGCGCCGCCTCACCCGCCCAGCTGGGGGAAGTGATGAAGCGGCTGATGCCCCGGGTCCGCGGCCGGGCGGACGGCCGGGAGGTGCAGGAGATCGTGCGCCGCCTGCTCTCCGAGCCGTCCGCCGGCTCATGA